A section of the Cyanobacterium sp. T60_A2020_053 genome encodes:
- a CDS encoding Spx/MgsR family RNA polymerase-binding regulatory protein, translating to MSLQIYGIPNCSTCKKALQWLDSKGAEYEFINTKENPPTETMIAEWVKTLGIKSMRNTSGLAYRALGEERNTWTENEWVRALGHNAMLLKRPLFVRDGVAVLVGFRANEQVKEEKLL from the coding sequence ATGTCCTTACAAATTTACGGCATTCCTAACTGTAGCACTTGCAAAAAAGCCTTACAATGGTTAGACAGCAAGGGCGCTGAGTATGAATTTATCAATACTAAAGAAAATCCTCCCACAGAAACCATGATTGCTGAATGGGTGAAAACTCTGGGTATTAAATCCATGCGCAATACTTCTGGTTTAGCTTATCGTGCTTTAGGGGAAGAAAGAAACACTTGGACTGAAAATGAATGGGTGAGGGCGCTGGGACATAACGCCATGTTACTCAAAAGACCTTTGTTTGTGCGGGATGGAGTAGCCGTTTTAGTCGGTTTTCGAGCTAATGAACAAGTCAAGGAAGAAAAATTGCTATAA
- a CDS encoding NAD(P)H-quinone oxidoreductase subunit L: MDLNTLITAGLYLTLSGLYLLVIPGGVYFYLNQRWYVASSFERGFMYFLVFFSFPGMLLLSPFLNFRPRRRQLN; this comes from the coding sequence ATTGATTTGAACACTCTAATTACCGCTGGATTATATCTTACCCTCAGTGGGTTATATCTTCTCGTCATACCGGGAGGAGTATACTTCTATCTTAATCAACGTTGGTATGTAGCCAGTTCCTTCGAGCGCGGATTTATGTATTTTCTCGTTTTCTTTTCCTTCCCCGGAATGTTGCTATTAAGCCCTTTTCTTAATTTTCGCCCCCGTCGTCGTCAATTAAACTAA
- the accA gene encoding acetyl-CoA carboxylase carboxyl transferase subunit alpha produces the protein MVKTEKKRTFLLEFEKPLVELQSRIDQIKQLAEETNVDVSGQVNELEGKAEQLRLEIFSSLTPSQKLQIARHPRRPSTLDYIQAMTDDWFELHGDRRGYDDPALIGGIARLNGRTVLILGHQKGRDTKDNVARNFGMASPGGYRKAMRLMDHANRFALPIITFIDTPGAYAGVEAEELGQGEAIAYNLREMFSLDVPIITTVIGEGGSGGALGIGVAEKLMMFEHSVYTVASPEACAAILWKDAKKSDQAAIALKITAKDLQKLGIIDQILPEPPNCAHSDPLGAAETLKNAIWENLEYLSALTPEERKDLRYQKFRHMGVFLDH, from the coding sequence ATGGTCAAAACCGAAAAAAAACGGACTTTCTTATTAGAATTTGAAAAACCCTTAGTAGAATTACAGTCAAGGATAGATCAGATTAAGCAACTAGCCGAAGAAACCAATGTTGACGTATCAGGGCAGGTCAACGAATTAGAAGGAAAAGCAGAACAATTACGGCTCGAAATTTTCAGTAGTTTAACCCCCTCGCAAAAACTACAAATAGCGCGCCATCCCCGGCGCCCTTCCACCCTCGACTATATTCAAGCCATGACCGATGATTGGTTTGAATTACACGGCGATCGCCGTGGTTATGACGATCCAGCCCTAATCGGTGGTATTGCCCGTCTAAACGGGCGCACAGTGTTGATTTTAGGGCATCAAAAAGGGCGAGACACGAAAGACAATGTAGCTCGTAATTTTGGCATGGCATCTCCGGGCGGTTATCGCAAAGCCATGCGTTTAATGGATCATGCTAACCGTTTTGCATTGCCCATCATCACCTTTATTGACACACCCGGCGCTTATGCAGGGGTAGAAGCGGAAGAATTAGGACAGGGAGAAGCCATCGCTTACAATTTGCGCGAAATGTTCAGCCTCGATGTACCCATTATAACCACCGTCATTGGTGAAGGTGGCTCGGGAGGAGCGCTGGGTATTGGTGTAGCAGAAAAATTGATGATGTTTGAACACTCGGTTTATACCGTTGCCAGTCCTGAAGCCTGTGCCGCCATTCTCTGGAAGGATGCGAAAAAATCGGATCAGGCAGCTATAGCGTTGAAAATTACGGCTAAAGATTTACAAAAATTAGGAATTATTGACCAAATTTTACCTGAACCTCCTAATTGTGCGCACTCCGACCCCCTCGGCGCGGCTGAAACCCTCAAAAACGCTATTTGGGAAAATTTAGAGTATTTATCGGCATTAACCCCAGAAGAGCGAAAAGACTTGCGTTATCAAAAATTCCGTCACATGGGCGTGTTTTTGGATCATTAA
- a CDS encoding PIN domain-containing protein produces MKYLLDTDTCIYWLKGRIPIKNRLCTVGFNQVCICQITVSELYFGAYNSNQIDNNLKTLDDFLKSISVLSFTNDSLKKFGELKAFLRKTGNTIDNFDLLIASVALTNNLILVTNNTRHYQRILNIRLDNWV; encoded by the coding sequence ATGAAGTATTTATTGGATACAGATACTTGTATTTATTGGCTAAAAGGTAGAATCCCAATTAAAAATAGATTATGTACAGTGGGTTTTAATCAAGTATGTATTTGTCAAATTACAGTATCAGAATTATATTTTGGTGCTTATAATTCTAATCAGATAGACAATAATTTAAAAACTCTCGATGACTTTTTAAAAAGTATATCTGTATTGTCATTTACCAACGATAGTCTCAAAAAATTTGGTGAATTAAAAGCCTTTTTGAGAAAAACGGGCAATACAATAGATAATTTCGATTTACTTATTGCTAGTGTGGCATTAACTAACAATTTAATTTTAGTAACAAATAATACTCGCCATTATCAACGGATTCTTAACATAAGATTAGATAATTGGGTTTAA
- the smpB gene encoding SsrA-binding protein SmpB gives MSEKLPIKIISDNRQARFLYEILETYEAGLRLTGTEVKSVRLGKVNLRDGYCLIRGGEAWLVNVHISPHNMAGQYFNHEPKQDRKLLLHKKEINKLVGLLEQQGLTLVPLKMYLKGDWIKVLLGVGKGKKLHDKRETVKRREDQREMARALKRF, from the coding sequence ATGTCCGAGAAATTACCGATCAAAATTATCAGCGATAATCGTCAAGCTCGATTTCTCTATGAAATATTAGAGACATATGAAGCTGGACTTCGGTTGACTGGTACTGAGGTAAAATCCGTGCGCTTAGGTAAAGTTAACTTGAGGGATGGTTATTGCTTAATTCGTGGCGGTGAAGCATGGTTGGTTAATGTTCATATTTCACCCCACAATATGGCTGGTCAATATTTTAACCACGAACCGAAACAAGACCGCAAGTTATTATTACATAAGAAAGAAATTAATAAGTTGGTGGGTTTATTGGAGCAACAAGGCTTAACTTTAGTACCCTTGAAAATGTATCTTAAAGGTGATTGGATTAAAGTATTATTGGGAGTTGGTAAAGGGAAAAAACTCCATGATAAGCGTGAAACCGTTAAACGCCGTGAAGATCAACGAGAAATGGCACGGGCGCTGAAACGTTTTTAA
- a CDS encoding methyl-accepting chemotaxis protein produces MLEILQIFPLYLRIITVLFVIIPTLAIWGLRVSLYRHLLDLRKKTYRLVNGDSQGKQPLFLERLQNRFRKASKEIENVNSLALIDGVYYQETFRFFWGEVRCEKGEYITKIMPNLLLAFGLLGTFLGITLNLNSISQIINQGGAEITDLTNQLQTPLQSMALAFLTSLIALVCSSFLTVINIKNNVNFEKNSLLNNLEDYLDNIYKPQVEGDTRLDKAVNRMVEQQHEFLLRFHDNVGQVLEKTFKQASDRMADQNEKSQKLAIQVYQQLFDSCSALHSGARIFENAVLKIEERVNNLAKINDQFEVNIKSLDLSSKRMLNSSEKIENSKFSENIEKIIINLTQVQEKFAEATNLLANSNAKIVENNQQTTHLAKGVYEHFRDSSSSLQESAIIFADSAITIKESKFNEHLFDTTNNLDSIVEKTNEVVKTLNEIVKPITVNVKTLELSADNMVKLSHNVDDINNRYLEMTNLSRDILLRIGEISVNSKNSYNLFADNMYNISSNLEQKLQALNETEKRFIYLAKEILDKSYLKNDDIKSIS; encoded by the coding sequence ATGTTAGAAATATTGCAAATTTTCCCCTTATATTTAAGGATAATTACAGTTTTATTTGTCATTATTCCTACCTTAGCAATTTGGGGATTGCGCGTTTCGTTGTATCGTCATCTTTTAGATTTGAGAAAAAAAACTTATCGATTAGTTAATGGTGATAGTCAAGGTAAACAACCTCTATTTTTAGAGAGATTACAAAATAGATTTAGAAAAGCAAGTAAAGAAATAGAGAATGTTAATAGTTTGGCATTAATTGATGGTGTTTATTATCAAGAAACATTCCGTTTTTTTTGGGGTGAGGTGCGCTGTGAAAAAGGAGAATATATTACTAAAATTATGCCTAATTTACTCCTTGCTTTTGGTTTATTAGGAACTTTTTTGGGTATCACTCTTAACCTAAATAGTATTAGTCAAATTATCAATCAAGGAGGGGCTGAAATTACAGATTTAACCAATCAGTTGCAAACACCTTTACAAAGTATGGCATTAGCTTTTCTCACTAGCTTAATTGCTTTAGTTTGTAGTTCTTTTTTAACAGTTATAAATATTAAAAATAATGTTAATTTTGAAAAAAATAGTTTACTTAATAATTTAGAAGATTATCTGGACAATATTTATAAACCTCAAGTAGAAGGTGATACGAGACTTGATAAAGCTGTTAATAGAATGGTGGAACAACAACATGAGTTTTTGCTAAGATTTCATGATAATGTCGGGCAAGTTTTAGAAAAAACTTTTAAACAAGCTAGTGATAGAATGGCTGATCAAAATGAAAAGTCACAAAAATTAGCAATTCAAGTATATCAACAACTATTTGATTCTTGTAGCGCCCTCCACAGTGGTGCAAGGATTTTTGAAAATGCTGTATTAAAAATAGAAGAAAGGGTAAATAATTTAGCAAAAATTAATGATCAATTTGAAGTTAACATAAAAAGTTTAGACTTAAGCTCAAAAAGAATGTTAAATTCTTCTGAAAAAATTGAAAATAGTAAATTTAGTGAGAATATAGAAAAGATTATTATTAACTTAACTCAAGTACAAGAAAAATTTGCAGAGGCTACTAATTTGTTAGCTAATTCTAACGCAAAAATAGTTGAAAATAATCAACAAACCACTCATTTAGCTAAAGGAGTTTATGAGCATTTTCGGGATTCTAGTAGTAGTTTACAAGAGAGTGCGATAATATTCGCTGATTCTGCTATTACCATTAAAGAAAGTAAATTTAATGAACATTTATTTGATACTACAAATAATTTAGATTCTATTGTAGAGAAAACTAATGAAGTAGTTAAAACTCTTAATGAAATTGTTAAACCGATTACCGTAAATGTAAAAACCCTTGAATTGTCTGCTGATAATATGGTCAAACTCTCTCACAATGTAGATGATATTAATAATCGATATTTAGAAATGACAAATTTAAGTAGAGATATTCTTTTAAGAATAGGGGAAATTTCTGTTAATAGCAAAAACAGTTATAATTTATTTGCTGATAATATGTACAATATCAGTTCAAATTTAGAGCAAAAGTTACAAGCATTAAACGAGACAGAAAAACGATTTATTTATCTTGCCAAAGAGATATTAGACAAATCTTATTTAAAAAATGATGATATTAAGTCAATATCATAA